A DNA window from Candidatus Bodocaedibacter vickermanii contains the following coding sequences:
- the trxA gene encoding thioredoxin produces MALHSVSDSTFEKEVLGSSTPVLVDFWASWCGPCQYIAPKLEDLAKDVVGKVNIVKLDVDDNPETPTIYQVRGIPTLILYKDGKVIGSISGGHHTKSALADWLTEQLA; encoded by the coding sequence ATGGCTCTGCATTCGGTTTCTGATTCAACCTTTGAAAAAGAAGTTCTAGGCTCTTCTACGCCTGTATTGGTGGATTTTTGGGCGTCTTGGTGTGGTCCTTGCCAGTATATTGCACCAAAATTAGAAGACCTTGCTAAAGATGTGGTTGGAAAAGTTAATATCGTAAAACTGGACGTAGATGACAATCCAGAAACCCCAACTATATATCAAGTGCGCGGCATTCCAACATTAATCTTATACAAAGACGGCAAAGTAATCGGGTCGATTAGCGGTGGACATCATACAAAATCTGCCCTTGCAGATTGGTTAACTGAACAACTAGCATAA